A region of the Arachis hypogaea cultivar Tifrunner chromosome 15, arahy.Tifrunner.gnm2.J5K5, whole genome shotgun sequence genome:
AAAGAATTTGTACTCTTATTCAGCCAAAGACAAAGTAATCAGTTTTTCCAAAATCACGGCACAAAGCACGTTTTCCATTAATTAACGTGACTGTTTTTGCCAAGTTACCTACAATAGTTATTTTGATCATATAGATTTTCCAAACAGTTGACTTGTCTTCATATCAATGTGTATATCATATATCTACCAAGAATGACATCACCAGAGATCATTGTTTTTTTAAAAAGTCCAACCGTCGGAAGGTTCCTTCTTCAATATAACAAAGCTGAATAATCTCCCATCCACTTCATTTTTATATATATCCAACCCTCAAACAAATCCTTCAATTTTCACCAAACTCAAAAAAAAATGGCACTTGCGAAAAACCTCTCCATTTTCTTTGTGATCGCCCTAACCTGCTTGGCTGCAGCTCAAGCAGCAACACTCAACATCACAAACAGTTGCAATTACACAATTTGGGCAGCTGCGGTGCCCGGCGGAGGCCAAAGACTCGACCCCAATCAAACGTGGACTCTCAACGTGACAAGCGGCACGTCGGGGGCACGTCTTTGGGGCCGAACCAACTGCACCTTCGACAGCGCAGGTAATGGGACGTGTTTAACTGGTGACTGTAAAGGCGTCCTGGAGTGCGATTCATTCGGCACCGCACCCAACACGCTTGTGGAGTACGCGCTTAACCAATATAACAATCTGGACTTCTACGACGTCTCGGTGGTTGACGGTTTCAATATTCCTCTTTCATTCACTCCATTAACAAACAACTGCACGCGATCCGTGAACTGCACTGCGGACATCAACGATGAGTGCCCGTCTCAACTGAAGGCTCCAGGTGGTTGTAACAACCCTTGCACGGTTTTCAAGACCAGCGAGTATTGTTGCATGAACACCACGTGTGGGCCTACTGATTATTCCAAATTCTTCAAGACGAGGTGCCCTGATGTGTTTAGCTACCCTAAGGATGATGTAACCAGTACTTTCACTTGCCCTGGAGGAACCGATTATAGTCTTGTATTTTGTCCTtagaattcttcttctttttcttgtgatcttttattttattttattctattgttTTTATTCTACCATGATTTCTATGTCTAGGTTGCTATATATACCTGCAGCCAAATAACAGGGTTCTTGATTGTAATAAGGTTTATGAGCACATGTGTAGTATGTGCCCTCTTCTTTTTTCCTGAAATAAGCGAGAGATCTCACGCAAATTCTATAGATATCGCTGCTTGTTTATCCATACATgtatactaaaaagtaaaaactcaTTATTAAAttgtttgttttttaaaaatactattacactaaaattattcattaaaatcaattattaatatatttgtgtataaatttatatgtgatttaatttatttttaatatatatttatattttaacatgtattttatatatacTGTAACTAATTTTTACGACAGATTTTAGTATAcactttttatgtttaattagacCGAGTTTTTTTTGTTAAGATTGATTACGGATCGAAATCTTGGATGCATGTATTCTTGTATTTTTAGGGTTGTCAATCTTCATGACTTTCTTagcaaaagaataaaaaatgtaGGCAtgtttttcttatatatttttaacttgattattaattattaataatttgattatttaactgataattttatttcaaaaatattagttatgtaccaaaatatatatatatatataatttattttatttttaatataaattttatattttaatattattttatattaataacttattttaatatacatctaatataattattttatttatattgataattttttttggtgactatttaTATTGATATTTAATACTATCATTAGAACTTTCTTTTAGGTCATTGTTTATTTAAGCATTAAATTTAGGATTtgggaaaataaaaaagaaacctTCTGGCCTGTAGGTTGATGTTTGAACTTCAGACATATAGCCTCAGAGACAAATCTTTCGTTCTTATATGTTCTCATCCTCTTATCATCAACTAGAAGTACTCACAGTAAGAAAATAGCTGGACATGGTTAGATTTATTAGCTgatttatagaaaaaatttattaataatctaTTTTCAGTTAGatttaataatagaataaatttaacggtataaatattaattacttattgacaaatttttttatatgctACTAATTATCAACATATAGTTTTTTGCGATAATTATTTAtcgtcaaatttattttttagtaaatcTAATGTAGgagtatatatttttatatttgtgttGTTAATTAAAGTAGTTTaatttatcatatattattatattatgttatgAGTTAGTTTTATATTatctaagtgatgaaggttctCCTTTTTTTTGCTAGTATAAATATGCATATGTACCTTTTTTGTTTACGAAATTGAGTTGATTGAGTTATATATCAAGggtttgtttgggtgagtttttttaaaaaaaataattttagttatgtttttttaaaagatcttataaaaaagtaaaagtaattttatgtttggatatttcatgcaaaaagatctttttatctatcaattatgtttgggtataacaatataaaaatatttttttgtttatttattatataaaaaacaatttttaaaaaaaaaatcatttaaaaaaagatgtaaattgcaTCTTCTAAATaagatgtttttttatttttctagtgcttttagttttactactagaaatttgtcaaacatgctaaaaaataaaaaagattttttttttattaaaaaatattttttttatcaagataaTGACACTCAAACAATCATTAAAggtttgtttgggtgagcttttaaaaaaagattttttttagttatctttttttaaaagatcttatggaaaagtaaaaataattttatgtttgggtatctcttgaaaaaagatctttttatctattaattatgtttgagtataacaatataaaaatacttttttatttatttattacatgaaaaacatattttttttaagaaaaaagatctttaaaaaaaaatgtaaattacagcttttcaaaaaagatattttttttatttttctagtgtttttatttttactactagaaatttgtcaaatacactaaaaaataaaaaaaaaaaagatttttttcattgaaaaaatatctttttttttatcaaaataatagcgTCCAAACAAATACTAAATAAACTGTGTTTATTTTTATCTAGGCTCTTTGAGAGTAAGAAATACATTTTTGGCTTAGCCAACCAAGATAGCTTCTTGGTTTTTTTTACCATAATGAGGTTGTTAACTTTGCAAAGATTGATGACCCAAACAACATCTTGGGATCATTTTGGTATTTGCATTTGGTGCCTTTTGGTGATTATCATTAGTAGGGCCTTCCTATATCATTATTATCATTGGTGCATTCCCATTATCATTGTGCATCATCATCATAAAACATCAACATTATTATATAGTAGTAAAAAAACGTATAACTATTCAAGAGATTGAAATGGAGAAATTACGCCGTCAAATTAAGAAATTGCAAGAGCAACTTACAAAATATGAAGATGttcaaaatgataaataaatgtattgatgcattaaCTGTTGATTTTGTGTTGCTAGAATTTGTACTTGTTATTTAGATTATCGACTTTGTTCTTATACTGTTGTCATGTAGGACattatgttaattatttaactttgtccTCATGATAAAACtacattaaaactaaataaaacttttttagatttaaataagACACTTTAAATTTGTAGGACTAAAACAAAATTATgcccaaatacaaaaaaaatttcgatGATACTGACAGAAAAAAAAGGCATGCTATGAAGACTATACGTGTCCTATTTAAAGAATGACGCGTGGTTTTTTTTTATCGTCCGTTACGTTTTCAGTAGGGATGGCAAAGCGGGTCGACCGCCCGTCCCGCATAGGCCCGCCCCGCCAACTAAAATAGGTTTAAAATGTTAGCCCGCGTCGCTTTATGGCAGATTGACGGGTCAGCGGGCTAGTCcgcttgactttttttttaaataaaatttattaaaattaactaaaaaataataaaaaataaatacaaataaaaaatagtcaaattataatataatttttttgacttttttttaatttttaacttcaataaaattgttcaaaataatatttgtcaataaaactatctttattttaaaaaataagtcacataattcgaacaaatatacgaaattgtaaaataaaataaataaagttaataactaaaagaagaataaaaataaaaacaaaaaaaagtgtttgaaaattctataattattaattttataatcagggacggatccagaaatgtTATTATGGGGGGCCaataacacatataatattaaaattatgtaaaaaattatataatataatatgtattataaaaatataccgatagagaatatattttaaagtaaaaaaaatgtatctattttttattaacgAAGTAGTCAattcttcgtatcataaaattcattgataatagaatttatgttaaatttttcaataattttcttttcaatataattaaaaacaattagcaagaaattcatcttttattttatttctgagttatttttcacaatattcatagttgaaaaagatctTTTAGTTGTAGCAATTGAAACAGAgaaaattaataccaaatgaataaaaaaagacggtcacaagaagaaaaaaaaattcactttatgagatttgaaaatttttatttaattaaaaaatattagtaataatatctttttcatatttttttaatattattacttattttttagatgttagaaatcattaatatttaaattggacTGGACTATTATTTGTACTacactaaatactaaataatttttttaattaaattatacataataacatattactattaattattttaaaaaaagctgGGGTCGAGGCCTCCACTCGCCCCCCTTATGTCCGTCCCTGTTTATAATAGTaataactcttttatttaataaaaaaataaaataaaatcttcgaCCCGGCCCGTTCCaccaaaacccgccaatttggcagtgtgaatttagcatattttttttaaaaatttggtggGCTTCAAATCCTAGCCCAACCCACCCTTTTTAACGAGTTTAGCGGGTTGACCCGACAGGTTCAAACCGTTTTATCACCCataattttcaattttcagaattgattttttatttttcgtttttccacatgaggttaattaatttaattatttatactgaATTAAACATTTAAACCTTTGGACtttttttttgtgtattattaatttattatatgtttGTGTAAGTTTTtggtttagattttatattttcttttatatagcCTTCTATCTAACTAAATTGGAAtcacaaattttatttatttttaatattttaacttaTCACAACAATATTTGTTTAGCTTTATTCCAAGAAAATAAAACGTATTACACCAACAATAGATCTATATGttgtattaatattaatataattgtaatggtaaaataaataatataaaacacATTTATTGTTATCGTAATATATTTGGtttctttaaattatttaatcattaatattaaaaattagtgtAAAGTCACGGAATAAAATTTACATTATATGTTTAAGTACACTACTTTGATATAAATACATTGcatcaaattataatttttaaaacaatagtttaatataaaatatttattttactcaTACTGAAATATCGAaacaaaaatttgttaaaaattattagagaaaATTATTGcttatcttaaaagaaaaattgtttatgaaaagaagaaaacaaaatattattttttataattatcatttatgactaatagaagaaaacaatatatgtttttttatgattgtattgatagtttaaaaacatgaATATTGGAACGAATAAGAATGGATTAATAATCGTAGTTATAGTTGGGATAATCTCCAAAATTTTGTTAGCTTGTAAAAATTAAaaggtataaaaataatataatatatttaccaagtgaataaaaattttaaataaaaattataatttgatatCCAATTAACCACGAAGAAAACTTAGTAGTATTTTGTGCAtggatgaaaaaaatgagaaaaaactatTAAAAAGGGAAAGTTTTTCAATAATGCTGGTGTAatacattttattttcttggaataaaaagctaaataaatgttgttatgataaattaaaatattaaaaataaataaaatttgtgaatacaattactaaaaattttaattaaataaaaatctacAAAAAATAGTCCAAACTCCAAAGTCTAAACCAAAATCTTATACAAaagtataataaattaataatacattaaaaaaaagacCCAATTCTTCTGACGTTCAATGCAAATAGTCAAGTTAATTAGCTTTACAATTatcctcgtttttttttttgtgactacaaTTATCTTCGTTTAATTTTACATAGGTGATAGGtcctcacaaaaaaaaaaaaaaaaaaccctcatATATGAGAAGgagaacagaaacagaaaattaattaaaaaattgtgaCAGAAACAATAAAAGAAGAACGCGtcattttttaaacaaattttctaatacaaaaaatcaaattaatactttaccatcattattattattagataacCGAAATATATCACCTGGCAGCTTTATTTTTTTCGCTCAAATTTTCCCTTTAAAATATGTGCGATGTTGCTTATATTCTTACACTATCTATATACTCTCTTCTTTGTTTTACGGCCTTCTCTTTTTCTTGATGTAATTATAATTCACATGTACTAGatgtttctaaaaaaaataaaaataaataaaataaaatagtttaaataaatttataaaattataaaaaatatgtattaaatttatcaaaaaatatataaaaaaagattttgtaatagtattcaattaattattaataaaatattaaactatttcacataataataaattaaataagtcaataattaaacaagtcaataaaatttttataaaaaataataactagatagtttatcatttgattttttttttcttgatctaCGAAAACTTTTGACTCCACAACAAAGtaaagaaaatttgaaatttttctttGCCGTAATACACAAAATCAGAACCAAACCGGGAGacataatttaaaaagttttatgagtaatattattttagaaaaaaatgttAGTATACTACTTATTTTGAGGTGTTGCTTGAAATTAAGGTGGATTTGTGTTTAGACATTAGGTTCAAATGTCTTTAGGTGTGGGTTTGGGATTCTTGTCTCAAGTTAACAAGAATTTTAACAAATTTAAGTgagattgaatttttaaaaagtatCTATATGATGAGATATTTAtatatggaaaagtatagggtatcaATATATTATCTGCtaatttattgtcaataataattaattattattttttaaatacatgTATAAAGAAATACATCTAGAAAAtacatctataaagacacttcaaTTAAACACAGTCatacaaaaagatatttttattagacatatcTATAAAGACATTTCTATTAAACACAATCATAAACAAGAGTTGACAGAAGTTGACAGAAATACTATTGATAATATAACAGGATTGTTTATATATTTATAGAGTAAAAATGTTAGACTTACCTGTAGAGTGAAGAGTTAACCCCACGTTTAGAGTAATTATCGCAGAGGGACGATAACCAAAGTAATGAGGGAAGTGTTCAACTTGCTCCCCAAGTTGGATCGAATTCGAGTTCTAGGGGACCCAAGGAAAAATAGAGAAATGAGCATTATCGAACATTATCGAACAGAGAACGCCGCctctactttttaaaatttaaccaACTTAGATCGAATATATTGTGCTTACATTTTCATATCACAACAACAAATTAATAATAGTTTTTACAAATAACAATTGTTTTTCGTTGTTTTTTTGTGCAGTggttttaaaatattcaaatctcattttgtaatttagtcaTACAAAAGCACATGTACTATACAATTATTGAACGTTGAAACTATTAAGGTAGATGATTTTAcaatatgataaataattatttaatatatgttatTCAAATCTCAGTCTTTATCTCAAAAGTTATACTatcttaatatataattattgaaaATCAACGGAAAAAAAAATCCATGAATTAACACTGAATAGCTTAATAGCTTTTCATGCAAAAGTCTTTGTCAGGGATCGGATATGGCCTATATGGAAAGCTAGAGATTTTTCTATATCAGTGTTGATTTTTCTATATAGGAACTAGtttacaatatataaaatatatctataaatttCATTCAAGGtgtatacttatttatttatataattctcctattttattttatataaaaacgtCTAATCCAAAAATCTAAAATGGTAAATAGATTCAAGTTGTAGATTCAGAAATTTATACATTTATCAAGTTAAACTATTTATGACACTACATTTTTAGGTACGATTCTGCTCTAAACGTTGCATAACATGAAATATTTCTGCACCAAATTGCTGTTCATAGTAGCTCCCATTTAAGTTTAAATGTATTTTCCTTAAATTTGCCCTAAATTTACTTCTGCTAAGTTAACCTTTATTAGGTTTATTAACAACTTTCTCTAAATCCATTACAAGTATATCCATCCAATTATATATAAAAGTCTAAAGAGTTAGACTTTTGTCTGTTTATCCTAATAGCCGCCCCTTCATTTCATTATTGAATCTTAGCTAACGCCTTCATGCATTATTAAATTAGCATGATAGAATCCACTCAATAATATAGTCTATAAAACCCCTTCAAATATAGCACTCTTCTACTCActcactcacacacacacacttacAATCAATTAACCCCTCACAACAAAGGCAAAATGGGTTACTCACTCAGCCTCTCACTCTGCTCCATCGTCATCTTTGCCTCTTTTCTCACCTTAGCAAATGCAGCAAACTTTGAGATCGTCAACAATTGTCCCTACACTGTCTGGGCCGCTGCTAGTCCAGGCGGAGGTGTGCGCTTGGACCGAGGCCAGACATGGAACCTTTGGGTGGCACCTGGCACTACCATGGGCCGCATTTGGGGTCGCACCGGATGCAACTTTGATGGCAATGGTCAAGGCCATTGCCAGACTGGAGATTGCACCGGTGGACTCCAATGCCAAGGCTGGGGTGTCCCACCCAACACCTTAGCAGAATTCGCATTGAACCAATATGCTAACCAAGATTTCTATGACATCTCAGTTATAGATGGATTCAACATCCCCATGGACTTCTACCCTCTAAATGGTGGGTGTCACAAGATCAGCTGCACAGCCGACATTGTCGGACAGTGTCCTAACGAGTTGCGAGTACAAGGAGGGTGTAACAACGCTTGCCCGGTGTTCCACAGCAATGAGTATTGCTGCACCGATCCGCAAGCTAGCTGTGGACCCACATATTACTCGAGATTCTTCAAAGATAGGTGCCCTGATGCTTATAGCTACCCTAAAGATGACCCAACCAGCCTTTTCACTTGCCCTGCAGGTTCTAACTACAGGGTTGTGTTCTGTCCTTTGGGGTCATCTAAATTTCCTCTTTTGATGCCTGGAACTAGGA
Encoded here:
- the LOC112749644 gene encoding protein P21; protein product: MALAKNLSIFFVIALTCLAAAQAATLNITNSCNYTIWAAAVPGGGQRLDPNQTWTLNVTSGTSGARLWGRTNCTFDSAGNGTCLTGDCKGVLECDSFGTAPNTLVEYALNQYNNLDFYDVSVVDGFNIPLSFTPLTNNCTRSVNCTADINDECPSQLKAPGGCNNPCTVFKTSEYCCMNTTCGPTDYSKFFKTRCPDVFSYPKDDVTSTFTCPGGTDYSLVFCP
- the LOC112749642 gene encoding thaumatin-like protein 1; its protein translation is MGYSLSLSLCSIVIFASFLTLANAANFEIVNNCPYTVWAAASPGGGVRLDRGQTWNLWVAPGTTMGRIWGRTGCNFDGNGQGHCQTGDCTGGLQCQGWGVPPNTLAEFALNQYANQDFYDISVIDGFNIPMDFYPLNGGCHKISCTADIVGQCPNELRVQGGCNNACPVFHSNEYCCTDPQASCGPTYYSRFFKDRCPDAYSYPKDDPTSLFTCPAGSNYRVVFCPLGSSKFPLLMPGTRSIQ